One genomic window of Struthio camelus isolate bStrCam1 chromosome 1, bStrCam1.hap1, whole genome shotgun sequence includes the following:
- the ALDH1L2 gene encoding mitochondrial 10-formyltetrahydrofolate dehydrogenase, with translation MLRATPRLLRGISTSAAAYQHKLKLALIGQSIFGQEVYNKLREEGHKVVGVFTVPDKNGQADPLALAAEKDGTPVFKFPRWRAKGKPIQEVVAAYKSVGAELNVLPFCTQFIPIDVIDFPKHGSIIYHPSILPRHRGASAINWTLIQGDKKAGFTIFWADDGLDTGPILLQRECEVGQNDTVDDLYNRFLFPEGIKAMVEAVHLIADGKAPRIPQPKEGATYEGIQKKENAEISWDQPATALHNWIRGHDKVPGAWAKIDDQVVTFYGSSLLDASVPAGRELAIKGASRPGLVTKNGLVIFGNDGKMVLVRNLQFEDGKMIPASKYFSADETAALELTEEEKKMAEDIRAIWKGILSNVAVIEDSTDFFKSGASSMHVVRMLEEIKQKYSGLQLQNEDVYMATKFADFIQMAVRKLRGEDKEEELVVDYVLKNVNNMTVKIPYQCFINGQFINADDGKTYDTINPTDGSVIASVSSASLVDVDKAVAAAKEAFENGEWGKMNARERGRLMYRLADLMEEHQEELATIESIDSGAVYTLALKTHVGMSVQTFRYFAGWCDKIQGATIPINQARPNHNLTFTKKEPIGVCAIVIPWNYPLMMLAWKSAACLAAGNTLVLKPAQVTPLTSLKFAELSAKAGFPKGVINILPGSGGLGGQRLSEHPDVRKLGFTGSTPTGKKIMQSAASNLKKVSLELGGKSPLIIFNDCELDRAVKMGMGAVYFNKGENCIAAGRLFVEESIHDDFVRKVVEEIKKMKIGDPLDRSTDHGPQNHKAHLEKLLQYCETGVKEGATLVYGGRQVNRPGFFMEPTVFTDVEDHMYIAQEESFGPVMVISKFKNGDVDGVLRRANSTEYGLASGVFTRDISKALYISEKLEAGTVFINTYNKTDVAAPFGGFKQSGFGKDLGEEALHEYLRTKAITVEY, from the exons GCTTATCAACATAAGCTAAAGCTAGCACTAATAGGTCAAAGTATTTTTGGACAAGAAGTCTATAATAAGCTGCGAGAAGAGGGCCACAAAGTTGTGGGAGTATTTACAGTGCCTGACAAGAATGGACAAGCTGATCCTTTGG CActggcagcggagaaggacggcaCTCCTGTTTTTAAGTTCCCTAGGTGGAGAGCTAAAGGCAAGCCTATCCAGGAAGTAGTTGCAGCCTACAAATCAGTTGGAGCAGAGCTCAATGTCCTTCCTTTCTGCACGCAGTTCATCCCCATAGATGTTATTGACTTCCCCAAACATGGCTCAATTATTTACCATCCATCCATTCTACCACGCCACCGAGGAGCTTCTGCAATCAACTG GACTTTAATTCAAGGAGATAAGAAAGCAGGATTTACTATTTTCTGGGCTGATGATGGTCTTGACACTGGACCAATTCTTCTGCAGCGAGAATGTGAAGTAGGCCAAAATGATACTGTGGATGACCTGTATAACCGGTTTCTCTTCCCAGAAGGAATAAAGGCTATG GTGGAAGCTGTACATCTAATTGCTGATGGTAAAGCTCCTCGGATACCTCAACCTAAAGAAGGGGCAACGTATGAAGGgatccagaaaaaagaaaatgcagag ATCTCTTGGGATCAACCTGCCACAGCTTTGCACAATTGGATCCGAGGGCATGATAAAGTACCTGGAGCATGGGCAAAAATAGATGACCAG GTGGTTACTTTCTATGGATCATCATTACTTGATGCTTCAGTGCCTGCTGGACGAGAGCTGGCGATAAAAGGTGCTTCAAGACCTGGACTTGTAACCAAGAACGGCCTGGTTATTTTTGGTAATGATGGGAAGATG GTACTAGTGAGAAATCTACAGTTTGAGGATGGAAAAATGATCCCTGCATCTAAATACTTCTCTGCTGATGAAACAGCTGCCCTGGAACttacagaagaggagaagaagatgGCAGAAGATATTAGG GCTATTTGGAAGGGAATTTTGAGCAATGTTGCTGTAATTGAGGATTCTACAGACTTCTTCAAATCTGGAGCATCTTCTATGCATGTTGTCAG AATGCTGGAAGAGATCAAACAGAAATATAGTGGACTTCAGCTGCAGAATGAAGATGTGTATATGGCCACTAAGTTTGCAGACTTTATTCAAATGGCTGTCCGAAAACTCAGAGGAGAAGACAAAGAGGAAGAGTTGGTCGTTGATTAT gttttaaaaaatgtgaacaaCATGACTGTGAAGATCCCATACCAGTGTTTCATAAATGGACAATTTATAAATGCTGATGATGGAAAAACATACGACACCATAAATCCAACAGATGGATCA GTAATAGCCAGTGTATCTTCTGCTTCCTTGGTTGATGTTGACaaagcagtggcagcagcaaaaGAGGCATTTGAGAATGGTGAATGGGGAAAAATGAATGCACGGGAAAGAGGGCGACTCATGTACAG ACTTGCAGACCTGATGGAAGAACATCAAGAAGAGTTAGCAACCATAGAATCTATCGACTCAGGAGCTGTCTACACATTAGCTCTGAAGACCCATGTAGGGATGTCTGTGCAAACATTCAGATACTTTGCTGGATGGTGTGACAAAATTCAG GGTGCTACCATTCCAATTAACCAGGCCCGGCCAAACCATAACCTAACATTCACAAAGAAAGAGCCAATAGG TGTCTGTGCAATTGTTATCCCCTGGAATTACCCGCTAATGATGCTCGCATGGAAGAGCGCAGCATGCTTGGCTGCAGGCAACACGTTGGTTCTCAAACCAGCTCAG GTCACACCACTGACTTCCTTAAAGTTTGCAGAACTCTCAGCTAAAGCTGGATTTCCTAAGGGTGTTATAAATATTCTGCCTGGTTCAG GTGGCTTAGGGGGACAGCGTTTGTCTGAACACCCAGACGTTCGCAAACTTGGATTCACTGGTTCAACACCAACTGGTAAAAAGATCATGCAGAG tGCAGCCAGTAATCTGAAGAAAGTTTCTCTTGAGCTTGGTGGTAAATCGCCATTGATCATATTCAATGACTGTGAACTTGACAGAGCCGTAAAAATG GGTATGGGAGCGGTATATTTCAACAAAGGAGAAAACTGCATTGCTGCTGGCAGGCTGTTTGTGGAAGAATCAATCCATGATGACTTTGTTAGAAAAGTG gtggaagaaataaaaaagatgaaaattggTGACCCACTTGATAGATCTACAGATCATGGTCCACAAAATCACAAAGCACATCTGGAAAAGCTGCTGCAATATTGTGAAACTGGGGTAAAAGAAGGAGCCACTCTAGTATATGGAGGAAGACAAGTAAATAGACCAG GTTTCTTCATGGAACCCACAGTATTCACAGATGTTGAAGATCATATGTATATTGCCCAGGAGGAGTCCTTTGGTCCTGTGATGgtaatttctaaatttaaaaatgg GGATGTCGATGGAGTGCTAAGACGGGCAAATTCCACAGAATATGGTTTAGCTTCAGGAGTTTTCACGAGAGACATAAGCAAAGCTCTCTATATAAGTGAAAAGCTAGAAGCTGGAACAGTTTTTATTAACACATACAACAAAACTGATGTAGCTGCACCATTTGGTGGATTTAAACAATCTGGCTTTGGAAAAGATTTAG GTGAAGAAGCTCTTCATGAATATCTTAGAACCAAGGCTATCACTGTGGAGTATTAA
- the NOPCHAP1 gene encoding NOP protein chaperone 1, with product MARDGGAAGPAASRELLAVGRRGGLEETLLIHSKFSNKKATTLQTVRMPRSNVLDRVQSFLPQMAHANDELRRRMVTAPAHQFDIENLDSATEKVIEMNVALVELSGSDTDEDISISEDDSESEDDCTTDEVTIDNIKFPKQKGEKGKIEILDSKVNE from the exons ATGGCGCGggacggcggggcggcggggccggccgcctccCGGGAGCTGCTGGCCGTGGGGCGCCGAGGAG GACTGGAAGAAACATTGTTGATTCACTCAAAATTCAGCAACAAGAAGGCCACAACTTTACAGACAGTTCGGATGCCAAGGAGTAATG TTTTGGACAGAGTACAGAGCTTTCTACCACAGATGGCACATGCAAATGATGAGCTAAGAAGAAGAATGGTAACAGCACCAGCTCATCAGTTTGATATTGAAAATCTAGACAGTGCAACAGAAAAAGTTATAGAAATG aacgTGGCTTTAGTTGAATTGAGTGGTTCTGATACGGACGAAGACATATCAATCTCAGAAGATGACTCAGAATCTGAAGATGACTGTACAACTGATGAAGTGACAATAGACAACATTAAGTTTCCtaaacaaaagggagaaaagggcAAAATAGAAATTTTGGACAGCAAAGTGAATGAGTAA